The DNA window TAGGTATGATCTTCCCGTTTTTCGCCATGAATACGCTGCGGGGGTTGGCGCTCTCCAGCATGATCGTGTCATGCGTGGATGCGATCAGCTGCCCTTCCATGCCGTTCAGGCCGATGCAGAATATGTTGTCGAGTATCACTTCGTGGAATCCGTACTCTATGTCGTCGACGAGCGCCACGCCGCCTCCGGCTCCTTTCAGGAGGGCGGGGAGTATGCGCACAGCTTCGCGGACCCCCAAGCATTCGTCCTCTATCGGCACTTCGATCTCGCCGTTCGCGTCTTTCCTGGTTACCATCATCATGTAAGCAGTGGTTTGGCCGTCATCCTCGGTTTCGTATCTGACTCCAGAAACATCTCCGAATGCTGACGATAGGAAAGCTTCCGCGGCTTCAGCGAAAGCGGATAGGCTATCGGTTTCCGATGAATCGATGACTCCTGCGTCCGGCATCCTGTCGATGACGGTTCCTCCCAGGCTTTCCAGTCCGGGGCGGCAGATAAGAATCCCGTCCAAGTAATCCAGAACATCCATTATCCCCGTTCCGAGCAGCTGATCAAGATATTCCGGGTTCAGGCCAGACATCTCGTTCCTGAGTATCGACAGGAATGTGTGCTTCCCCCAGTACTTGACGATGCCGTGGTCCATTATGCCTTTGGAGGGCCCGTTTTTGTATAGCTGTCTGCTGTAAATTGCGGTCGGATTCCCGTTTTCGGCCGATATCTCAAAAATGTTTCCGGCGTTTTTGTTTATGGTATAATCCAGTTTCTCTCTGATCAGGTTTCCGTCGGGGTCGAATTCCATCAGGTATTCTCCGTCCTCGGAGCCGTTGGTGAACCGGAACTCCAAGGCCATAGGTCCTTCGGAGCCCTTTGCCCTCACAGAGGCCGCCAATTTGGACACGTCCGGGGAATCGCCGTCGATGGTATGGGAAGACATTTTCAGGAAGGCTACGGCATCCATCAGATTCGATTTGCCGCTTCCGTTGGTCCCATATATCAAAGCTAGATTGTTGGCTTTCCCGATGTTGCCCTCTGTCAGGTCAAAGTCCATTTTTCTAAACGATTTGAAATTGGCTAAGGATATTCTTCTGAACATGGAATGAATATACGTAAATCAAAAGTTGATATAATTCTTATGATAACACAGTTAAAATCATGTTCAAAATTGGTATTAAGATTGCTAAAAAAATCAAAATGTTAGTGAAAAACCATCAGAGAAAATACCGGGAAAAGAAGAGAGGTAGCCTCGTGCAGATTCGAACTGCAGTCGCAGGATCCAGAGTCCCGCATGATTGACCACTACACTACGAGGCTGATTGACACCCTGATTGGATTCTGGTTTTAAAATTTTTCGTTGATCGTAGTTCTCATCCAGGGTTCCGATGCGGTATTCCTCGTCCAAGAGGGATTTCACGCTTTTCAGGAGGGAGGCGACCTGCATCCCTTTTTGGGTGAGCATATATGTGGTGGCCGGATGCGGGGCTTCCACGCTGTATTTCTTCAGGAGCCCCAAGTCCGTCAGTTTTTGCGCTCCCTTCTTCACCTTGTCGTAATTGCTGCTGACTCTCAGCAGATCAATCGTGCGTATCTCTTTGAAGTCGAAGACGAGCAGCATAATGCCGGCCAGATCAGGCTCGCAGAACAGCCATTTGTAATCGGTTTTCATCCGTCTTCGCCTCCTTATCCATTTGAGACAGTATTTCGCTGACCTTTTCGTCTACCGACTCCGTCTCGAAGCTGAACTCTCCGGAAACGAACTTTTCATTCACGATCTGGAGGGCAGCTACTTTTTTCCCGCGTTCGGTGAGCGCTATTGTGAAGCATAGCCGAGGTTCGGTCTCCGGTCTGCATTCGACGAGACCCAATGACTCAAGGTTCTACAGCGTTCTCTTTCTCATTGACAGGTTGAGCACTGCTTCTTTGAGTCCGGAAAGATTGGTCGAGCCTTTTCCAAGGAGCGTAATCAGAATACGTATGCCGTTTCTATCCAAATCAGGGTTTTTGGCATCGATTCCCATGGGTTCATAATTATATGGATGATATAATTATCAATTTTTATTCTAATTTATACATTTATACATAATTGGACTTGTATACATTTCAGTACCTAATATATCAATTATTAAAATTTATAGGTAAACATGAGTTCATTCGGCGAGAGGGGGATGAGGGCTTTCAGGCTTGGATTCCGGCGATAAATGAAGGTCCCAACCCGGTTGGATTAGGAAGGGATCACGCACATCGGATGCCAGATGCACCGGTCCGGCACCGAGAGCAAAAGAATGATGGGCGGCCGAAGCCAGCCCGGAAAAAGGTTCACTGAATGGCTTTCTTGACTTTCTCGAAGATCTCGTCGATGGAACCGACGCCTTCCACGGTCACGAGCTTCCCTTTGCCCTCGTAGTAGCCGATGAGGGGCATGGTCTTCTCGCGGTAGGTTTTCAGCCTGTTGAGGACCGTCTCTTCGGTGTCGTCATCCCTCTGGTAAAGGGCGGCGCCGCATTTGTCGCAGACCCCTTCCTTTTTGGGGGCGTTGTAGAGCAGGTGATAGACCGCGTTGCAAGAGGGGCAGGAGCGCCTCATGGTGATCCTTTTCACGAGCTCCCCATCGTCGACGTCGAGGTTCAGGGCGATGTCGACGTCCATCTGCTCTCCGAGGGCATCAGCCTGCTCGATGGTCCTGGGGAATCCGTCGAGTATGACTTTTCCGTTTGCGGCGGCTATTTTCTCTTTCATCAGCCCGATGATCAGGTCGTTGGGCACGAGAGCGCCGGCGTCCATGTACTCTTTCGCCTTTTTCCCGAGTTCGGTCCCGTTCTTTACGGCTTCGCGGAGCATGTCTCCCGTGGAGAGCTTGACGTA is part of the Candidatus Methanomethylophilaceae archaeon genome and encodes:
- a CDS encoding ATP-binding protein, producing MDFDLTEGNIGKANNLALIYGTNGSGKSNLMDAVAFLKMSSHTIDGDSPDVSKLAASVRAKGSEGPMALEFRFTNGSEDGEYLMEFDPDGNLIREKLDYTINKNAGNIFEISAENGNPTAIYSRQLYKNGPSKGIMDHGIVKYWGKHTFLSILRNEMSGLNPEYLDQLLGTGIMDVLDYLDGILICRPGLESLGGTVIDRMPDAGVIDSSETDSLSAFAEAAEAFLSSAFGDVSGVRYETEDDGQTTAYMMMVTRKDANGEIEVPIEDECLGVREAVRILPALLKGAGGGVALVDDIEYGFHEVILDNIFCIGLNGMEGQLIASTHDTIMLESANPRSVFMAKNGKIIPITEIERTQRNHNNRNRYFKGVFGAIPKSEPANLADLASKYRQSRTRTSYNEWAITQQRNDK
- a CDS encoding adenylate kinase codes for the protein MKSTIVLLGPPGSGKGTQGEKLCSEFGYVKLSTGDMLREAVKNGTELGKKAKEYMDAGALVPNDLIIGLMKEKIAAANGKVILDGFPRTIEQADALGEQMDVDIALNLDVDDGELVKRITMRRSCPSCNAVYHLLYNAPKKEGVCDKCGAALYQRDDDTEETVLNRLKTYREKTMPLIGYYEGKGKLVTVEGVGSIDEIFEKVKKAIQ